In one window of Fibrobacter sp. UBA4297 DNA:
- a CDS encoding bifunctional anthranilate synthase component II/anthranilate phosphoribosyltransferase — MIIIIDNYDSFTYNVYQALAKITTEEIRVLRSRECTIADIEKLNPSRLIVSPGPGRPEDAGISVEAIKHFAGKLPILGVCLGHQAIGYAFGAKIVQAKFIKHGIAEEIDLDGKGLFRTIGKKNIFTRYHSLVIDESTLPGDFEVTARATDGDIMGIRHKALPIEGVQFHPESIASGRADEFFKAFLNYRREPLDVRGILNTLMEGKDLTRATAEMFMEDLTDGIMDERQMAGILTALFAKGPVAEEIAGCAYVLNKKKRRFPYSGEELTDIVGTGGDGKGSFNVSSLSGIIAASCGAKVAKHGNRAVSSKSGAADFYTAAGFKLDMTPDKAATVIDKTNFVFLMAPVYHSAMRFAAPVRAALGVKTIMNLLGPLTNPAEAKYLMLGVYSKSVLEPFTKAAKALGAKRVMVAISDDGYDEISPCVPTTIAEILEDGEYREYRIDPKDFGVPSVDPEDLAGGTGADNFQLALDMLNGKGRPGIKYACALNAGAALYISKKAASIKEGFDKAIKAMEDGTVLKKIEEVKVATNA; from the coding sequence ATGATCATTATCATCGACAACTACGATTCTTTTACTTATAACGTTTATCAGGCTTTGGCCAAGATTACCACCGAAGAAATCCGCGTGCTCCGTAGCCGCGAATGCACCATCGCCGACATCGAAAAGTTAAACCCGAGCCGCCTTATCGTAAGCCCGGGCCCAGGCCGCCCCGAAGATGCAGGCATCTCCGTGGAAGCCATCAAGCACTTTGCAGGCAAGCTCCCGATTTTGGGCGTGTGCCTCGGCCACCAGGCTATCGGTTACGCATTCGGCGCAAAGATTGTACAGGCCAAGTTCATCAAGCACGGCATTGCCGAAGAAATCGACCTCGACGGCAAGGGACTTTTCCGAACCATCGGCAAGAAGAACATCTTCACGCGTTACCACAGCTTGGTCATCGACGAATCGACGCTCCCGGGCGATTTCGAAGTGACAGCCCGCGCAACCGACGGCGACATCATGGGCATTCGCCACAAGGCGCTCCCCATTGAAGGCGTGCAGTTCCACCCGGAATCTATCGCCAGCGGCCGCGCTGACGAATTCTTCAAGGCTTTCCTCAACTACCGCCGTGAACCGCTGGATGTGCGTGGCATTTTGAACACGCTCATGGAAGGCAAGGACTTGACCCGCGCCACGGCCGAAATGTTCATGGAAGACCTGACCGACGGCATCATGGACGAACGCCAGATGGCAGGCATCCTCACCGCACTCTTTGCAAAAGGCCCTGTTGCCGAAGAAATCGCAGGCTGCGCCTACGTGCTCAACAAGAAGAAACGCCGCTTCCCATACAGTGGCGAAGAACTCACGGACATCGTGGGTACCGGTGGCGACGGCAAGGGAAGTTTCAACGTGAGCTCGCTCTCGGGCATCATTGCCGCTAGCTGTGGCGCCAAAGTGGCAAAGCACGGCAACCGCGCCGTCTCCAGCAAGTCTGGCGCCGCCGACTTTTACACAGCAGCAGGCTTCAAGCTCGACATGACTCCAGACAAGGCCGCAACCGTCATCGACAAGACAAATTTCGTGTTCCTCATGGCTCCGGTCTACCACAGCGCCATGCGCTTTGCAGCCCCCGTGCGCGCTGCCCTCGGCGTAAAAACCATCATGAACCTGCTCGGACCTCTCACGAACCCGGCCGAAGCCAAGTACCTCATGCTCGGTGTTTACAGCAAGTCCGTGCTGGAACCGTTCACCAAGGCAGCAAAGGCCCTCGGTGCCAAACGCGTGATGGTCGCCATCAGCGACGACGGCTACGATGAAATTTCTCCGTGCGTGCCGACAACCATCGCCGAAATTCTGGAAGACGGCGAATATCGCGAATACCGCATTGACCCGAAGGATTTCGGCGTGCCCTCTGTGGACCCTGAAGACCTCGCAGGCGGTACGGGTGCAGACAACTTCCAGCTCGCCCTCGACATGCTGAACGGCAAGGGCCGTCCGGGAATCAAGTACGCTTGCGCCCTGAACGCCGGTGCTGCACTTTACATCAGCAAGAAGGCAGCCAGCATCAAGGAAGGCTTCGACAAGGCCATCAAAGCGATGGAAGACGGCACTGTTCTCAAGAAAATCGAGGAAGTCAAAGTCGCTACAAACGCGTAA
- a CDS encoding ATP-binding protein — MLEKKLKKIVEEVCSQKSESNHIEIKKSAGGCPRLFDTLSSFSNQKDGGIILFGIDEENDFKICGVYNAADLIKKISEQCLQMEPPVKALCTTTTLHRKTVVCAEIPEMDDFQKPCFYKGAGRLRGSFVRVGDSDRQMTEYEVYTFESFKKKIEDELRPVERADKKELQTDAFKKYTLALQEKKPNVFALPVQRWMMLQGFMSNGHPTIVGLFMFSAYPQGYFPQLGITAVAVPGTEVSGIGEIGERFLDNKRIEGTIPQMKDDAVAFVIRNMKVRTVIDEKTGERTDKTEYPVIAIREIILNALVHRDYSIHTDNCPITIRMFTNRIEVENPGGLYGRNRIDTLGDYGADTRNPYLANALEIIGQAENRYSGIPTIRRAMEEAGLEPPKFESTRGIFRVTLYNTLKKISAPLTELQQWILEFCKVPRSRSELETEFKSELTGAYLMTRHIYPMVKEGLLSLTIPDKPKSKNQRFVRNNSRGYS, encoded by the coding sequence ATGCTAGAGAAGAAATTAAAGAAAATCGTTGAAGAAGTCTGTTCGCAAAAAAGCGAAAGCAATCATATAGAAATCAAGAAATCTGCGGGCGGCTGCCCTCGATTATTCGATACGTTATCTTCATTTTCAAATCAGAAAGATGGCGGTATTATCCTGTTCGGTATAGACGAAGAAAACGATTTCAAAATTTGCGGCGTATATAACGCAGCCGACTTGATAAAGAAAATATCTGAGCAATGTCTGCAAATGGAGCCTCCAGTAAAAGCTCTTTGCACAACAACAACGTTACATCGTAAGACAGTCGTCTGTGCAGAAATCCCCGAAATGGACGATTTCCAGAAGCCCTGTTTTTATAAGGGTGCCGGGCGACTCAGGGGATCATTCGTACGCGTCGGCGATAGCGACCGACAAATGACAGAATACGAGGTTTACACCTTCGAGTCGTTCAAGAAAAAAATCGAAGACGAGTTACGCCCCGTCGAACGCGCCGATAAAAAAGAATTGCAAACGGACGCCTTCAAGAAATACACTTTGGCCTTGCAAGAAAAAAAGCCCAATGTATTCGCACTTCCGGTTCAACGATGGATGATGCTGCAAGGTTTTATGTCAAACGGGCACCCGACTATTGTAGGATTATTCATGTTTAGTGCCTACCCGCAAGGGTATTTCCCGCAACTAGGGATAACAGCGGTTGCAGTTCCTGGAACAGAAGTCAGTGGAATTGGCGAAATTGGCGAGCGTTTTTTAGACAACAAACGTATCGAAGGGACAATTCCACAAATGAAGGATGATGCCGTAGCTTTCGTCATCCGAAACATGAAGGTGCGCACCGTCATCGACGAAAAAACAGGCGAACGAACAGACAAGACTGAATATCCCGTTATCGCCATTCGTGAAATCATCCTGAACGCCCTCGTCCATCGCGATTACAGCATTCATACGGACAATTGCCCCATTACAATCAGAATGTTCACAAACAGAATCGAGGTTGAAAATCCAGGCGGACTTTATGGCCGCAATCGCATAGATACGCTTGGAGATTATGGCGCGGACACCCGAAATCCCTACCTTGCAAACGCACTCGAAATTATCGGGCAAGCCGAAAACCGCTACAGCGGAATACCGACAATCCGCCGAGCCATGGAAGAAGCCGGATTGGAACCTCCTAAATTTGAAAGCACTCGAGGCATTTTCCGCGTGACTTTGTACAACACTCTAAAAAAAATTTCCGCACCGCTAACAGAATTGCAGCAATGGATTTTAGAATTCTGCAAAGTTCCAAGAAGCCGCAGCGAATTGGAAACCGAGTTCAAGAGCGAATTGACCGGGGCCTATCTGATGACTCGGCATATCTACCCGATGGTTAAGGAAGGGCTGCTTTCACTCACAATCCCCGACAAGCCCAAGAGCAAGAACCAACGATTCGTGAGAAACAATTCACGCGGTTATTCGTAG